One window of the bacterium genome contains the following:
- the priA gene encoding primosomal protein N', producing the protein MNLVHVIPIASGIGKEKLSYWSSLNLTPGTLVEVPIRGKMAPAMVFETESVAEAKQSIKDSSFKMKKVERKIKDNIMDKNFLETAQKAAEYFVATTGSVLSAILPKVFFEEISLKKNEKPLRKETETLKSVASERAHEIFVLQSEREERYAHYKSLIREEFAKDASVFLCLPTIEDVKEVADHIPRGIEKYTFILHSDLSAKELKSAWRASLEEPHSSLIIGTGAFLCLPRRDISTVIVEKESSRSFKMQTRPFIDIRTFAELLCKTGNKRLVLGDTILRTETIARYRDHELPEIAPLKFRFLTTSAQQVVDMRSLQKEKNKEFRVLSEDLVELIRKGKDESENTFIFTSRRGHSSTTSCGDCGTLVTCLSCQTPLVLHKQSAGGRSVFICHKCGEKRGTAEKCGYCGSWKLVPLGVGIERVAEEINEQIPEIKVFRFDSDTANTVKKSQEILKNFTSSPGSVLLGTEKALPYLRSHSLANAAIASFDSLFSLPDFRTNERVLHLLLRVREIPTKKFILQTRMGIQPVLEQGLSGNLLDFYKEEIKEREEFGYPPFSTLIKISLSGKKDAVVSQIKEAEKLLNKWDAVSFPAWNQGEEAKAYTMHALVKIPKKNWIDEELSRKLLSLPPAFSINVDPETLL; encoded by the coding sequence ATGAATCTCGTCCACGTTATTCCAATAGCTTCCGGCATAGGAAAAGAAAAGCTCTCTTACTGGAGCTCTTTAAATTTGACGCCTGGAACTCTTGTTGAGGTGCCTATAAGAGGCAAAATGGCGCCGGCCATGGTCTTTGAAACGGAAAGCGTGGCGGAAGCAAAACAGTCCATAAAAGACAGTTCTTTCAAAATGAAAAAAGTGGAGAGAAAAATCAAAGACAACATAATGGACAAAAACTTTTTGGAAACCGCCCAAAAAGCCGCCGAATATTTTGTCGCCACGACCGGCTCTGTTTTGTCCGCGATACTTCCAAAAGTTTTTTTTGAAGAAATTTCCCTCAAAAAAAACGAGAAACCGCTAAGGAAGGAAACTGAAACCTTGAAGTCCGTCGCTTCGGAAAGAGCTCACGAAATATTCGTCTTGCAAAGCGAACGAGAAGAAAGATACGCCCATTACAAAAGTTTAATAAGAGAAGAGTTTGCCAAAGACGCCTCTGTATTTTTATGTCTTCCCACCATAGAAGACGTCAAAGAAGTGGCGGATCATATTCCACGAGGCATAGAAAAATATACTTTCATTTTACATAGCGACTTATCGGCAAAAGAGCTTAAATCAGCATGGAGAGCGTCCTTAGAGGAGCCACATTCTTCCCTTATAATAGGGACCGGCGCTTTTTTGTGCCTGCCTCGCCGAGACATAAGCACCGTGATAGTTGAGAAAGAAAGTTCGCGAAGTTTTAAAATGCAGACAAGGCCGTTTATAGACATTAGAACCTTTGCCGAACTTTTGTGCAAAACCGGAAATAAACGGCTGGTTTTGGGCGATACGATATTGAGAACAGAAACGATAGCCAGATACAGGGACCACGAACTGCCTGAAATAGCCCCTCTCAAATTTCGTTTCCTGACCACTTCAGCACAACAGGTCGTGGACATGAGAAGCTTGCAAAAGGAAAAAAACAAAGAATTTAGAGTCCTAAGCGAAGACCTCGTTGAATTAATCCGAAAAGGCAAGGACGAAAGCGAAAACACTTTCATATTCACTTCCAGACGAGGACATTCTTCCACTACTTCCTGTGGCGACTGCGGCACTCTTGTTACCTGCCTTTCGTGCCAAACGCCTTTAGTGCTTCACAAACAATCAGCGGGAGGAAGAAGTGTTTTCATTTGCCACAAATGCGGAGAAAAAAGAGGAACTGCGGAAAAATGCGGATACTGTGGCTCTTGGAAACTGGTGCCACTCGGAGTTGGCATAGAAAGAGTAGCCGAAGAAATAAATGAACAGATTCCTGAAATAAAAGTTTTTCGGTTTGACAGCGACACGGCTAACACAGTTAAAAAGTCACAGGAGATACTTAAAAACTTCACATCCTCACCCGGAAGCGTGCTTTTGGGCACCGAGAAAGCTTTGCCTTATCTGCGTTCACATTCGCTCGCTAACGCCGCCATAGCTTCTTTTGATTCTCTCTTTTCTCTGCCTGATTTCCGCACCAACGAAAGAGTCCTGCATTTGCTTTTGAGAGTGCGAGAGATTCCAACCAAAAAATTTATTTTGCAGACACGCATGGGAATTCAACCGGTTTTGGAACAGGGTCTTTCCGGTAACCTTCTTGACTTTTATAAAGAGGAGATAAAAGAAAGAGAAGAATTCGGTTATCCTCCTTTTTCCACGCTTATCAAAATATCGCTTTCCGGAAAAAAAGACGCGGTTGTTTCGCAAATAAAAGAAGCGGAAAAACTTTTGAACAAATGGGATGCCGTGTCTTTTCCGGCATGGAATCAGGGCGAAGAAGCCAAAGCATACACAATGCACGCGCTTGTAAAAATACCGAAAAAGAACTGGATTGACGAAGAACTTTCACGGAAACTGCTTTCTCTACCGCCGGCATTTTCCATAAACGTAGACCCCGAAACGCTTTTATGA
- the murA gene encoding UDP-N-acetylglucosamine 1-carboxyvinyltransferase: MDKNNGSFKIIGATEPSLEGEISISGAKNAAIKVMAATLLFEDKVRLANIPLIEDLFTISEIMKAIGVSVSFPKEHEAELFCGDISSEIPKELAEKTRSSMVVTAPLLARTGRVVFGNPGGCDLGERPIDLWIEGYMKMGATVSEENGLFKVEAKGGKLRGAEIFFRVQSHTVTESFIMAAVLAEGKTVLKNCALEPEIKSLSDFLNSCGAKITGAGTHTIVIEGGGLLNARGATYETLPDRLEAGSFLVLGALAAKKLLISKCIPEHLEIVIEILRRVGADIETSADGIVVRGGRPLSAVPIRTHEYPGLATDLQAPMAVLLTQAKGQSSVLETIYERRLEYVPELQKMGARITLQDSHRAIIEGPSKLSGSEVSAIDIRAGMALVIAGAIADGQTTVHNCYMIDRGYERLEEKLKGIGLDIRRNSSL, from the coding sequence ATGGATAAAAACAACGGAAGTTTTAAGATTATCGGCGCCACCGAGCCGTCTCTGGAGGGGGAAATCTCCATTTCCGGAGCGAAAAACGCCGCTATCAAAGTGATGGCGGCGACGCTTCTTTTTGAAGACAAGGTGCGTCTCGCGAATATCCCGCTTATTGAGGACTTGTTTACCATTTCGGAAATTATGAAGGCGATCGGGGTTTCAGTTTCTTTTCCAAAGGAACACGAGGCGGAACTTTTTTGCGGTGATATATCAAGTGAAATACCGAAAGAATTGGCAGAAAAGACCCGTTCATCAATGGTTGTTACGGCGCCACTTCTCGCGCGTACCGGCAGAGTCGTCTTTGGAAATCCGGGTGGGTGCGATTTGGGAGAAAGGCCGATTGACCTTTGGATAGAAGGGTACATGAAAATGGGAGCTACGGTTTCAGAGGAGAACGGGCTTTTCAAAGTGGAGGCAAAAGGCGGAAAACTTCGCGGAGCCGAGATTTTTTTCAGAGTTCAAAGCCACACGGTAACCGAAAGTTTTATAATGGCGGCTGTTTTGGCCGAGGGAAAAACAGTTTTGAAAAACTGCGCTTTGGAGCCGGAAATAAAATCGCTGTCTGATTTTCTAAATTCCTGCGGGGCAAAAATTACCGGCGCCGGAACGCACACAATCGTCATAGAAGGAGGAGGTCTTTTGAATGCGCGAGGAGCCACATATGAGACATTGCCGGATCGTTTGGAAGCAGGCAGTTTTCTCGTTTTGGGCGCTCTTGCCGCCAAAAAACTTTTGATTTCAAAGTGTATTCCGGAGCATTTGGAAATCGTCATTGAAATTTTAAGAAGAGTGGGAGCGGACATTGAAACTTCCGCGGACGGTATTGTCGTGCGAGGGGGCAGACCTTTATCCGCCGTGCCTATACGGACGCACGAATATCCCGGTCTGGCCACGGACTTGCAGGCGCCTATGGCGGTTCTTCTTACGCAGGCAAAAGGACAGTCGTCTGTTTTAGAGACGATTTACGAGAGACGGCTTGAATACGTGCCGGAACTTCAGAAAATGGGGGCCAGAATAACTTTGCAAGATTCCCACAGAGCCATTATAGAGGGACCTTCAAAACTTTCAGGCAGTGAAGTTTCCGCCATTGACATAAGGGCGGGAATGGCGCTTGTAATAGCCGGAGCGATTGCGGATGGCCAGACGACGGTACATAATTGCTACATGATAGATAGAGGGTACGAGAGATTGGAAGAAAAACTTAAGGGAATCGGGTTGGATATAAGGAGGAATTCGTCTTTATAA
- a CDS encoding rod shape-determining protein, whose translation MSFFSTKLGIDLGTANTLVFVPGKGVVLNEPSVVAVSEQDNKILAVGLEAKNMIGKTPESIIAYRPMKDGVIADYRVTEAMLRYFIDKALGKWNFWKPEVLVSVPAGVTSTERRAVVEATVKAGARAAYVVKEPILGAIGAGIPIQEAMGHMIVDIGGGTTDVAVISLGGIVSSTSVKCAGNRIDTAIADYIKKTFNLGIGDKMSEDIKIKVGSAVPLEEELTMTIKGRDFITGLPRTTEIKTNEIVKAIGKELREMIKAIKDVLQETPPELAADIIDRGIIMTGGSSQLRNLPELVYRRTGVKAALAKDPLYCVVKGTGIALEHLDTYKKSIIAKR comes from the coding sequence ATGTCTTTCTTTTCCACAAAACTGGGCATTGACTTGGGTACCGCGAACACTTTGGTGTTTGTCCCCGGCAAAGGGGTTGTTTTAAACGAGCCGTCCGTTGTCGCTGTTTCCGAGCAGGATAACAAAATACTGGCTGTCGGCCTTGAAGCCAAAAACATGATAGGCAAAACACCCGAGAGTATTATCGCTTATCGTCCCATGAAGGACGGCGTTATTGCCGACTACAGAGTAACGGAAGCGATGCTCCGATATTTTATAGACAAGGCGCTCGGCAAGTGGAACTTCTGGAAGCCGGAGGTCTTGGTATCGGTGCCCGCGGGAGTAACATCCACCGAAAGGCGGGCTGTTGTTGAAGCGACCGTTAAAGCGGGGGCCAGGGCGGCATATGTGGTCAAAGAGCCGATTTTGGGAGCCATAGGCGCCGGTATACCCATACAAGAGGCCATGGGGCATATGATAGTGGATATTGGAGGGGGAACGACAGACGTAGCCGTTATTTCTCTTGGGGGAATCGTTTCTTCAACGTCTGTGAAATGCGCCGGAAACAGGATTGATACCGCCATTGCCGACTATATCAAAAAGACATTCAATCTCGGTATCGGGGACAAAATGTCCGAAGACATAAAGATAAAAGTCGGTTCGGCAGTCCCTCTTGAAGAGGAGCTCACGATGACCATAAAGGGCCGAGATTTTATCACCGGATTGCCTCGTACGACGGAAATAAAGACAAATGAAATAGTCAAAGCTATCGGCAAAGAGCTTCGTGAAATGATAAAAGCCATTAAAGACGTGTTGCAGGAGACACCGCCGGAATTGGCGGCGGATATCATAGACAGGGGAATAATAATGACAGGGGGCTCTTCACAGCTTCGTAATTTACCGGAGCTTGTTTATAGGCGTACGGGAGTGAAAGCGGCTTTAGCAAAGGACCCTCTTTACTGCGTAGTAAAGGGAACGGGCATAGCGCTGGAACATCTGGACACTTATAAAAAGAGCATTATTGCGAAGAGGTGA
- a CDS encoding type II secretion system protein, with product MYKKGFTLIELLVVIAIIGILSSVVLTSLGSARTKARSAAFQSEVRATQGALLVACEGLSGAITQAAIDAAIDVGSARDGGAPSTAPGSCPASFSVTFSPASSGSAGACTSGTVTDTAVAFAGC from the coding sequence ATGTATAAAAAAGGTTTTACACTTATTGAGCTTTTAGTTGTTATCGCTATAATCGGTATTCTTTCCTCCGTGGTTCTTACATCGTTGGGAAGCGCCAGGACTAAGGCCAGGTCAGCGGCTTTTCAGTCAGAAGTAAGAGCAACGCAAGGAGCGCTTTTGGTAGCTTGCGAGGGACTTTCAGGCGCTATTACTCAAGCCGCCATAGATGCCGCTATTGATGTTGGCTCAGCTCGTGATGGAGGTGCCCCTTCCACGGCTCCCGGTTCATGTCCGGCTAGTTTTTCTGTAACTTTCTCGCCTGCTTCATCAGGTTCAGCAGGGGCTTGCACCAGCGGTACGGTTACAGACACAGCTGTAGCTTTCGCCGGTTGCTAA
- the frr gene encoding ribosome recycling factor, translated as MAYNFTNLANEISRISDWLSREYDGIRTSRATPAVLDGVSVDAYGSKMPLKQVASISSQDSKTLYVSAYDPSLIKGIEKAISVANLGLSVGADEKGVRVSFPELTAERRETLIKLAKEKLEDARISVRKARDDVWGNIQEKEKGGEMAEDEKFKLKVELQRRVDEINKKLAEMAEKKEKEISS; from the coding sequence ATGGCATACAATTTTACGAATTTAGCGAACGAAATATCCAGAATATCGGACTGGCTCTCCCGCGAATACGACGGCATAAGAACTTCTCGAGCCACGCCTGCCGTTTTGGACGGCGTGTCCGTGGACGCGTATGGTTCAAAAATGCCGTTAAAACAGGTGGCGAGTATTTCCTCGCAGGACTCTAAGACCCTTTATGTGAGCGCCTATGACCCATCTTTGATAAAGGGCATTGAAAAGGCAATATCGGTGGCCAATTTAGGCCTTTCCGTGGGAGCGGACGAAAAAGGCGTCAGAGTGTCTTTTCCGGAGTTGACCGCGGAACGAAGAGAGACACTTATCAAGTTGGCCAAGGAAAAACTGGAAGACGCCCGTATTTCGGTACGCAAAGCAAGAGATGATGTTTGGGGTAACATTCAGGAAAAGGAAAAAGGTGGAGAAATGGCAGAAGACGAAAAGTTCAAGCTAAAAGTTGAGTTGCAAAGACGCGTTGACGAAATAAACAAAAAACTGGCGGAAATGGCGGAGAAAAAAGAGAAAGAGATTTCGAGTTAG
- a CDS encoding site-2 protease family protein produces the protein MTIIIFIVILALLILVHELGHFLVAKKSGIRVDEFGLGFPPKAVSIKKGETEYSLNWIPFGGFVKIFGENPDEESIEGPDKERSFVHKNRAIQSAVLVAGVTFNMIFAWFLISLGFFVGMPASSEIYPDVTNPKTMIVAVRPDSPADRAGLRTGDVLERLFSDSGSELTKPTVSEAYEFLNQEADSKVEVSYSGPHGRVGKVELMAEEGIADGRKVVGITMDSIGILKIGFFGSFWEGMKTTVMLTRAIAVALWGFVSDAFTGQADFSQVTGPVGIVGLVGEASDLGFSYLLSFTAIISIHLAVINLAPFPALDGGRLLFVAIEAIRRKAISPKIANTLNAIGFSLLILLMLVVTFKDIMKLF, from the coding sequence ATGACTATAATTATTTTCATCGTTATATTGGCGCTTTTGATCCTCGTGCACGAGCTCGGGCATTTTCTTGTCGCCAAAAAGTCGGGAATAAGAGTGGATGAATTCGGACTCGGTTTTCCTCCGAAAGCCGTTTCTATAAAAAAGGGAGAGACGGAATATTCTTTAAACTGGATACCTTTTGGCGGTTTTGTAAAAATTTTTGGTGAAAATCCGGATGAAGAATCAATAGAGGGTCCCGACAAAGAAAGAAGTTTTGTCCACAAAAACCGAGCTATTCAATCGGCTGTTTTGGTGGCCGGTGTCACTTTTAACATGATTTTTGCCTGGTTCCTTATATCTTTGGGCTTTTTTGTCGGAATGCCGGCTTCCTCGGAAATTTATCCTGACGTCACCAATCCTAAGACGATGATAGTAGCCGTGCGTCCCGACTCGCCGGCCGACCGCGCGGGACTTCGCACCGGTGATGTTTTAGAACGACTTTTTTCCGATTCGGGTAGCGAACTTACAAAGCCGACCGTTTCAGAGGCCTATGAATTCTTAAATCAAGAGGCGGATAGTAAAGTAGAGGTCTCTTATAGCGGTCCTCATGGCAGGGTGGGGAAGGTGGAGCTTATGGCTGAAGAAGGGATAGCTGACGGGCGCAAGGTCGTGGGTATAACCATGGACAGTATCGGCATTTTGAAAATCGGTTTTTTCGGTTCTTTTTGGGAGGGAATGAAAACTACCGTAATGCTCACCCGAGCTATTGCCGTGGCGCTTTGGGGATTTGTGTCTGACGCTTTTACCGGCCAAGCCGATTTTTCACAGGTTACGGGGCCGGTTGGAATAGTCGGGCTTGTGGGCGAAGCGAGTGACTTGGGCTTTTCGTACCTTCTTTCCTTTACCGCCATAATTTCAATACATTTGGCGGTAATAAACTTGGCTCCTTTTCCGGCGCTTGACGGCGGACGTTTGCTTTTTGTGGCCATTGAAGCAATCAGACGAAAAGCCATTTCTCCCAAAATCGCGAATACCCTAAACGCAATCGGCTTCTCTCTTCTTATTCTCCTTATGCTCGTCGTAACATTTAAAGACATAATGAAGTTGTTTTAG
- a CDS encoding proline-rich domain-containing protein gives MADKIEINLSQGGQKPSNKPANPKGGSPKPTTAPTPKKEEPPPQKPTPVVTPKEGAKQPQKPAPTPSPAQTSPPSGESVKTETSSPPPKSGGEGGPAAAPRNWVVDVESGKPAPPKGQQEDTPARPQTLPKPTSPKLHRVFGGEQSSWQEKAKLIGKVLLLLALIAVFIGVVITVVSTPVRNRMSDMSNVVFGRPGTESPGVVGKVSEIGQTLNTLNETLGLIRSNAVTHAEMQTAISNSLHGFTVVSDGATNRVEGFVDKVESAMVNTISRLHNENVKEWSEELKTFQDRLMIQTEEKLVASSNQLSGEIAKLSSRISDMENRPAVTPNALSLLKEDIIGEVGEKLRDQDDRVNARLAEINLTIDAFVVKWGQEMKKQTASIPHTAVSDIPQDDNLKKLERLGALRITSEAVRGVAINPSYLSTNLAKAITYECPYERGGRTLFGNKFNIQIKVALRPLRANDVFEGEVVLIGAHIAEAAWVLVRKNYLDQNPKTADHVRFREEVGAIAGRYLANSPLQGKVAFVTATYLVEK, from the coding sequence ATGGCAGACAAGATTGAGATTAACTTAAGCCAAGGCGGCCAAAAACCGTCCAATAAACCGGCGAATCCTAAAGGAGGTAGCCCCAAACCGACTACGGCTCCGACTCCGAAGAAAGAGGAACCTCCTCCGCAAAAGCCGACTCCGGTGGTAACTCCCAAAGAAGGAGCTAAACAACCGCAGAAGCCGGCTCCGACTCCGAGTCCCGCGCAAACTTCTCCCCCGTCGGGAGAAAGTGTGAAAACTGAGACGTCCTCACCACCACCGAAAAGTGGAGGCGAAGGAGGTCCTGCGGCGGCTCCCCGAAATTGGGTCGTAGATGTTGAAAGTGGAAAACCGGCTCCTCCAAAAGGCCAACAAGAAGACACACCGGCAAGACCACAGACCTTGCCTAAGCCGACCTCGCCTAAGTTGCACAGGGTGTTCGGGGGCGAGCAGTCGTCATGGCAAGAGAAAGCAAAACTTATTGGAAAGGTGTTGCTACTCCTGGCGCTCATCGCCGTCTTCATCGGCGTCGTCATCACCGTCGTGTCAACTCCGGTGCGAAACAGGATGTCGGACATGTCCAATGTCGTCTTCGGACGACCCGGAACAGAAAGCCCGGGAGTGGTGGGCAAGGTAAGCGAGATCGGGCAGACCCTAAACACCCTGAATGAGACACTCGGTCTCATAAGGTCAAACGCCGTAACTCACGCGGAAATGCAAACGGCCATCAGCAACAGCTTGCATGGCTTCACCGTGGTAAGCGACGGCGCCACTAATCGGGTGGAAGGGTTCGTGGACAAAGTAGAGTCGGCAATGGTTAACACCATATCCCGCCTGCATAACGAAAATGTCAAAGAATGGTCGGAAGAGCTGAAAACATTCCAGGACCGCCTCATGATCCAAACCGAGGAAAAGCTGGTTGCCTCAAGCAATCAGCTTTCGGGTGAAATAGCCAAGTTATCTAGTCGGATTTCTGATATGGAAAACCGGCCGGCCGTCACCCCAAACGCCCTTAGCTTATTAAAGGAAGATATCATAGGGGAGGTTGGTGAAAAGCTCAGGGATCAGGACGATAGGGTGAACGCAAGGTTAGCCGAAATTAACCTCACAATTGACGCATTCGTCGTCAAATGGGGTCAGGAGATGAAAAAGCAGACGGCGTCCATACCGCATACAGCAGTAAGTGACATCCCTCAAGACGACAACTTGAAAAAGTTGGAAAGGTTGGGAGCATTACGAATAACCAGCGAGGCCGTAAGAGGGGTTGCAATCAACCCCTCTTACTTAAGTACGAACCTTGCGAAGGCCATAACGTACGAGTGCCCTTACGAACGGGGAGGAAGAACGTTATTTGGAAACAAATTCAACATCCAAATAAAAGTTGCGCTCCGGCCCCTTCGGGCAAACGACGTATTTGAGGGCGAAGTTGTCCTCATCGGCGCCCACATTGCAGAGGCGGCGTGGGTGTTGGTGAGGAAAAACTACCTCGACCAAAACCCTAAAACAGCGGACCATGTCCGCTTTCGTGAGGAAGTCGGGGCAATAGCAGGGCGATACCTTGCGAACAGCCCTCTGCAGGGCAAAGTGGCTTTCGTCACCGCCACATATCTCGTAGAAAAGTAG
- a CDS encoding aminoacyl--tRNA ligase-related protein, producing the protein MKQSQLFTKTRKEAPADEVAKNASLLIRAGFIHKEMAGVYSYLPLGLRVLNKIALIIREEMNALGGQEVQLSSLQNKDVWQKTGRWDEEKVTNWFKTEITGGKETRLGFTHEEPLTAIMAGQISSYKDLPKYVYQIQTKFRNEERAKSGMLRGREFLMKDLYSFSKDQKEHDQFYEKVAKAYEKIFQRVGIGAQTHKTFASGGVFSEFSHEFQTVTEAGEDTIFICEKDGTAVNREVFTDEVLSKMGKNKSDFQEFKAIEVGNIFSLGTRFSEPLGLFFKDDKGEDRPVIMGSYGMGLGRLMGTVAEILSDEKGLLWPKEISPFSVHLISIGAEENPEVKKQADKIYEKLEEKSVEVLYDDREARAGEKFADSDLMGIPTRVVLSEKNIKEGRVEVKGRTEKTPKYMTEDELFGSRF; encoded by the coding sequence ATGAAGCAGTCACAACTTTTTACCAAGACGAGAAAGGAGGCCCCAGCCGATGAAGTGGCAAAAAACGCCTCTCTTTTAATTCGCGCCGGCTTTATTCACAAGGAAATGGCGGGAGTGTATTCCTATCTTCCTTTGGGGCTTCGTGTCTTAAATAAAATCGCTCTAATTATAAGGGAAGAAATGAACGCCCTTGGCGGTCAGGAAGTTCAGTTATCTTCTCTGCAAAACAAAGACGTCTGGCAAAAAACAGGGCGATGGGACGAAGAAAAAGTTACAAATTGGTTTAAGACGGAAATAACGGGAGGCAAAGAAACACGACTTGGTTTTACTCATGAAGAGCCACTTACGGCCATAATGGCGGGACAGATATCTTCTTACAAGGACCTGCCAAAATATGTTTATCAAATCCAAACCAAATTTAGAAACGAAGAAAGAGCAAAAAGCGGAATGTTGCGTGGAAGAGAGTTTTTGATGAAGGATTTATATTCTTTCTCAAAAGACCAAAAGGAGCACGACCAATTCTATGAAAAAGTGGCAAAGGCCTACGAAAAAATCTTTCAAAGAGTTGGCATCGGGGCTCAAACCCACAAAACCTTCGCTTCAGGCGGAGTATTCAGCGAATTTTCTCACGAATTTCAGACCGTCACGGAGGCGGGCGAAGACACCATTTTCATTTGTGAAAAAGACGGCACGGCGGTAAACAGAGAAGTTTTTACGGACGAGGTGTTGTCCAAAATGGGTAAAAATAAAAGCGATTTTCAAGAATTCAAGGCCATAGAAGTCGGAAACATTTTTTCTCTCGGTACGCGTTTTTCCGAACCGCTCGGTCTTTTCTTTAAAGACGATAAGGGGGAGGACAGACCTGTCATCATGGGCTCTTATGGAATGGGTCTGGGACGGCTTATGGGTACGGTGGCGGAAATACTTTCTGACGAGAAGGGGCTTCTGTGGCCGAAAGAAATATCTCCTTTTTCAGTTCATCTTATTTCAATAGGAGCCGAAGAGAACCCGGAAGTCAAGAAACAGGCAGACAAGATTTACGAGAAACTTGAGGAAAAATCGGTAGAGGTTTTGTATGATGATAGGGAGGCGCGCGCGGGAGAGAAATTTGCCGACAGCGACCTCATGGGGATACCGACGAGGGTGGTTTTGAGCGAAAAAAACATCAAAGAAGGCAGGGTGGAGGTGAAAGGGCGAACAGAAAAAACTCCCAAATACATGACTGAAGATGAGCTGTTTGGTAGCCGGTTTTAA
- a CDS encoding rod shape-determining protein: MFEQFKSYFNKYASNDIGIDLGTANTLVYVRGQGIVVNEPSVVAVNQKTGQVVAVGSQAKDMLGRTPGHIVAIKPLVGGVISDFEVTEEMIAYLLKRVEGDSRRILGPRVVIGVPSGVTNVESRAVRDATKNNGAREVYVVEEPMAAAIGIRLPVMDPVGSMIVDIGGGTTDVAVISLAGVVRSKSLKIAGDKLNEDIISYIRGEFKILIGEKTAENVKIAIGSVLPQEAPMEAVIKGRDLITGLPREVIITDSDIREAICGSVDILVEAVKEVLETTPPEIVSDIMHRGAYLVGGGALLRGVDVLFADSTKVPFHIADDPLSAVGRGAGIILEDLSKYEEVLIKSEDELPPKN, translated from the coding sequence ATGTTTGAACAATTCAAATCATATTTTAATAAATACGCTTCCAACGATATCGGTATAGACCTTGGTACCGCCAATACTTTGGTTTATGTCCGAGGACAGGGCATTGTCGTAAACGAACCATCGGTTGTTGCCGTTAATCAGAAGACCGGCCAAGTGGTGGCTGTTGGTTCGCAAGCCAAAGACATGCTCGGGCGAACGCCCGGACACATCGTTGCCATAAAACCTCTTGTCGGAGGGGTGATTTCCGATTTTGAAGTTACGGAAGAAATGATAGCGTACCTTTTAAAAAGAGTGGAAGGCGACTCGCGCAGGATCTTGGGGCCGAGGGTGGTCATCGGTGTTCCTTCGGGTGTCACTAACGTGGAGTCCCGAGCAGTCAGAGACGCTACCAAAAACAACGGCGCTCGCGAAGTATATGTGGTGGAAGAGCCGATGGCGGCGGCCATAGGAATACGACTGCCTGTTATGGATCCCGTCGGCAGTATGATAGTTGACATAGGAGGAGGGACGACAGACGTGGCGGTTATTTCTCTTGCTGGGGTCGTGCGTTCAAAAAGTTTGAAAATAGCTGGCGACAAGTTGAACGAGGATATCATCTCCTATATACGAGGCGAGTTTAAAATTCTAATCGGCGAAAAGACGGCGGAGAACGTTAAAATAGCCATTGGCTCCGTGTTGCCTCAAGAGGCGCCGATGGAAGCGGTCATAAAAGGTCGCGACCTTATCACCGGCTTGCCGAGAGAAGTCATAATTACCGACTCGGATATCAGAGAAGCCATTTGCGGTTCGGTGGATATTTTGGTGGAAGCGGTGAAAGAGGTCTTGGAAACAACTCCTCCTGAAATAGTATCGGATATAATGCATAGGGGAGCATATCTTGTCGGAGGCGGGGCTTTGCTTCGCGGTGTTGATGTTTTGTTTGCCGACTCAACAAAAGTACCTTTCCATATCGCGGACGACCCTCTGTCGGCTGTTGGTCGCGGGGCGGGCATAATCCTTGAGGACTTGAGCAAATATGAAGAGGTGCTCATAAAAAGCGAAGATGAACTACCTCCTAAAAACTAA